One window of the Alligator mississippiensis isolate rAllMis1 chromosome 5, rAllMis1, whole genome shotgun sequence genome contains the following:
- the LOC102574445 gene encoding myosin-10 isoform X6 — translation MYRGKKRHEMPPHIYAISEAAYRSMLQDREDQSILCTGESGAGKTENTKKVIQYLAHVASSHKARKEHSVPLETPNPGKTQSSSPGSYGELERQLLQANPILEAFGNAKTVKNDNSSRFGKFIRINFDVAGYIVGANIETYLLEKSRAIRQAKDERTFHIFYQLLAGAGDHMKGELLLEPFSQYRFLSNGVLPIPGQQDREVFQETLESMRIMGFSHEEIHSMLRMVSAVLQFGNIAFRKERNSDQASMPDNTAAQKLCHLLALNVTEFSRAILMPRIKVGRDYVQKAQTKEQADFAIEALAKATYERLFRWLVHRINRALDRTKRQGAAFIGILDIAGFEIFQLNSFEQLCINYTNEKLQQLFNHTMFVLEQEEYQREGIAWDFIDFGLDLQPCIDLIERPANPPGVLALLDEECWFPKATDKSFVEKVIQEQGAHPKFQKPRQLRDKADFCIIHYAGKVDYKADEWLMKNMDPLNDNVATLLHQSADRFTAELWKDVDRIVGLDQVSGMGEMAFGSSYKTKKGMFRTVGQLYKESLSKLMSTLRNTNPNFVRCIIPNHEKRAGKLEPHLVLDQLRCNGVLEGIRICRQGFPNRIIFQEFRQRYEILTPNAIPKGFMDGKQACELMIKSLELDPNLYRIGQSKIFFRAGVLAHLEEERDLKITDIIVSFQAAARGYLARRAFLKKQQQLSALRVMQRNCAAYLKLRHWQWWRLFTKVKPLLQVTRQDEVMQAKALELQKVQEKHTKTQLDLQELESKYQQLAEEKAILAEQLQAETELFAEAEEMRARLAAKKQELEEILHDLEARVEEEEERAQQLHSDKKKMQQHVQDLEEQLEEEEAARQKLQLEKVTMESRLKKMEEDVLLLEDQNSKFLKERKLMEERLSEFTSHMAEEEEKVKSLSKLRNKYEAVMADMEDRLKKEEKGRQELEKLKRRLDGEATDLQEQVLELQQQLEELRAQLARKEAELQAALARVEEEVAQKNLVLKSLRELQAQLAEAQEDLEAEKVARTKAEKQRRDLGEELEALKTELEDTLDSTATQQELRSKREQEVTELKKLMEEEVKTHESQVLEMRQRHTSTLEELSEQLEQSRRFRAALEKAKQMLEGEKAELAQEVKALQGTRLDSEQKRKKLEGQVQELQARAGEAERAKAELTERLTKLQSELDGVSGVLGTTESKTIKLTKDLATVESHLQDTQELLQEETRQKLALSSRVRQLEEEKSVLLEQMEEDEAAKANLNRQIQSLQQQVVETRRKLEEDAGVAEGLEEARRRVAKELEVLGQRYAEKVVAAEKAEKGRARLQQELDDLSVELGQQRQTVGALERRQKKFDQMLAEEKLVSARHAEERDRVEAEAREKETKVLSLSRALEEALELQAELERQNKQLRAEMDDLVSSKDDVGKNVHELERSKRALEQQVQEMRAQLEELEDELQATEDGKLRLEVNMQAMKAQHERELQNRDDANDDKKKLLFKQVRDLEQELDAERKQKALAVAARKKLELDLQDVMGQIEAANKGREEAVKQLRKLQAQMKELWREVEEARTSREEIFIQARESEKKMKNLEAELLQLQEELAASERAKRQAQQERDDLADELANGTSGKSALLDEKRHLEARIGQLEEELDEEQSNMELLNDRYRKLTLQVETLTTELAAEHSFSQKAENSRQQLERQNKELKAKLGEMDSSVKSKYKLAIATLEAKVAQLEEQLEQEARERMLSGKLVRRAEKRLKEVVLQVEEERRNADQFKDQLDKGHIRMKQLKRQLEEAEEEASRANASRRRMQRELEDVTESAESMNREVTTLRNRLRRTPLTFTTRTVRQVFRLEGVSDEETEEQDAETTATNHHPSPVPPQTQPQSPLAEQPPSE, via the exons ATGTACCGTGGCAAGAAGCGCCATGAGATGCCACCCCACATCTACGCTATTTCTGAGGCTGCCTACCGCAGCATGCTGCAAG ACCGGGAGGACCAGTCCATTCTGTGCAC GGGAGAATCGGGAGCTGGCAAGACGGAGAACACCAAGAAGGTGATCCAGTACCTTGCCCATGTTGCCTCTTCCCACAAGGCCCGCAAGGAGCACAGTGTCCCG CTGGAGACTCCCAACCCAGGGAAGACCCAG agctccagccctggctcctaC GGTGAGCTGgagcggcagctgctgcaggccaaTCCCATCTTGGAGGCCTTTGGCAATGCCAAGACCGTGAAGAATGACAACTCCTCGCGCTTT GGCAAGTTCATCCGGATCAATTTTGACGTTGCAGGCTACATTGTGGGAGCCAACATTGAGACTT ACCTGTTGGAGAAATCGCGTGCCATCCGCCAGGCTAAGGATGAGCGAACCTTCCATATCTTCtaccagctgctggctggggctggcgaCCACATGAAGG GGGAACTGCTGCTGGAGCCATTCAGCCAGTACCGGTTCTTGTCCAATGGGGTGCTGCCCATCCCgggccagcaggacagggaggtctTCCAGGAGACGCTAGAGTCCATGCGCATTATGGGCTTCTCTCATGAGGAGATTCACA GTATGCTACGGATGGTGTCAGCTGTGCTGCAGTTTGGGAACATTGCCTTCCGCAAGGAGCGTAACTCAGACCAGGCCTCCATGCCGGATAACACTG ctgcccagaagctgtgccaCTTGCTGGCTCTCAATGTGACTGAGTTCTCCCGTGCCATCCTCATGCCCCGCATCAAGGTGGGGCGTGACTATGTACAGAAGGCACAGACGAAAGAGCAG GCTGACTTTGCCATTGAGGCTCTGGCCAAGGCCACATATGAGCGACTCTTCCGCTGGCTGGTACACCGCATCAACCGGGCACTGGACCGCACCAAGCGCCAGGGTGCTGCCTTCATTGGCATCCTTGATATTGCTGGCTTTGAGATCTTCCAG CTGAACTCCTTTGAGCAGCTGTGCATCAACTACACCaatgagaagctgcagcagctcttcaACCACACCATGTTCGTGTTGGAGCAGGAGGAATACCAGCGTGAGGGCATCGCCTGGGACTTTATTGACTTTGGCCTCGATCTGCAGCCCTGCATCGACCTCATTGAGCGTCCG GCAAACCCCCCTGGGGTGCTAGCCCTGTTGGATGAGGAGTGCTGGTTCCCAAAGGCTACAGACAAGAGCTTTGTGGAGAAGGTGATCCAGGAGCAAGGTGCTCACCCTAAGTTCCAGAAGCCCCGACAGCTGCGTGACAAGGCCGACTTCTGCATCATCCACTATGCTGGCAAG GTGGATTACAAGGCAGATGAGTGGCTGATGAAGAACATGGACCCCCTGAATGACAATGTGGCCACACTTCTCCACCAGAGTGCTGACCGCTTTACCGCTGAGCTCTGGAAGGACG TGGACCGAATTGTGGGGCTGGACCAAGTGAGTGGTATGGGCGAGATGGCCTTTGGCTCATCCTACAAGACCAAGAAGGGTATGTTCCGCACTGTGGGGCAGCTCTACAAGGAGTCGCTCTCCAAGCTCATGTCCACCCTGCGCAACACCAACCCCAACTTTGTGCGCTGCATCATTCCCAACCATGAGAAGCGG GCTGGGAAGCTGGAGCCCCACCTAGTGCTGGACCAGCTGCGCTGCAATGGGGTGCTGGAGGGCATCCGCATCTGCCGTCAGGGCTTCCCCAACCGCATCATCTTCCAGGAGTTCCGTCAGAG GTATGAGATCCTGACACCCAACGCCATCCCGAAAGGTTTCATGGACGGCAAGCAGGCCTGCGAGCTCATG ATTAAGTCTCTGGAACTGGACCCCAACCTGTACCGCATTGGGCAGAGCAAGATCTTCTTCCGGGCAGGTGTGCTGGCGCACCTTGAAGAAGAGCGTGACCTCAAGATTACCGACATCATTGTCTCCTTCCAGGCTGCTGCCCGTGGCTACCTGGCCAGGAG GGCGTTcctgaagaagcagcagcagctgagtgcaCTGCGGGTGATGCAGCGGAACTGTGCTGCCTATCTCAAGCTGCGCCACTGGCAGTGGTGGCGTCTCTTCACCAAG GTGAAGCCACTGCTTCAGGTGACACGGCAGGATGAGGTGATGCAGGCCAAGGCCTTGGAGTTGCAGAAGGTGCAGGAGAAGCACACAAAAACCCAACTGGACCTCCAGGAGCTGGAGAGCAAGTACCAGCAG CTGGCAGAGGAGAAAGCTATCTTGgcggagcagctgcaggcagagacgGAGCTGTTTGCTGAGGCCGAGGAGATGAGAGCACGCCTGGCTGCTaagaagcaggagctggaggagatCCTGCACGACCTGGAGGCgcgggtggaggaggaggaggagcgtgCCCAGCAGCTACACAGCGACAAGAAGAAGATGCAGCAGCACGTCCAG GACTTGGAGGagcagctggaagaggaggaggcggcacggcagaagctgcagctggagaaggtgacCATGGAGTCCCGGTTGAAGAAGATGGAGGAGGATGTCCTGCTGCTGGAGGACCAGAACTCCAAGTTCCTTAAG GAGCGGAAGCTGATGGAAGAGCGCCTCTCGGAGTTCACGTCCCACATGGCAGAAGAAGAGGAGAAGGTGAAGAGCCTGTCCAAGCTGCGCAATAAGTACGAGGCTGTCATGGCTGACATGGAag accggctgaagaaggaggagaaggggcGGCAGGAGCTGGAGAAGCTGAAGCGGCGGCTGGATGGCGAAGCCACAGACCTGCAAGAGCAGGTGCTGGAACTGCAACAGCAGTTGGAGGAGCTGCGGGCACAGCTAGCACGCAAGGAAGCCGAGCTGCAggctgctctggccag ggtggaggaggaggtggcccaGAAGAACCTGGTGCTGAAGTCACTGCGGGAGCTGCAAGcacagctggctgaggcacaggaggacctggaggcagagaaagTGGCACGCACTAAGGCCGAGAAGCAGCGTCGAGACCTGGGCGAGGAGCTGGAGGCCCTGAAAACTGAGTTGGAGGACACGCTGGACTCCACCGCCACCCAGCAGGAGCTGCG GTCCAAGCGGGAGCAGGAGGTGACGGAGCTGAAGAAGCTGATGGAGGAGGAGGTGAAGACGCATGAGTCCCAGGTGTTGGAGATGCGACAACGACACACCAGCACCCTGGAGGAGCTGTCAGAGCAGCTAGAGCAGTCCCGCCGG TTTAGGGCAGCACTGGAGAAGGCAAAGCAGAtgctggagggggagaaggcGGAGCTGGCCCAGGAGGTGAAGGCGCTGCAGGGCACACGCCTTGACTCGGAGCAGAAGCGCAAGAAACTagaggggcaggtgcaggagctgcaggcccGGGCGGGTGAAGCTGAGCGTGCTAAGGCTGAGCTCACTGAGCGCCTGACTAAGTTGCAG AGTGAGCTGGATGGAGTCTCGGGGGTTCTGGGTACAACCGAGTCTAAGACCATCAAACTCACAAAGGACCTAGCCACAGTTGAATCCCACCTGCAGGATACTCAG GAGTTGCTGCAGGAGGAGACAAGGCAGAAGCTGGCGCTGAGCTCGCGGGTGCGtcagttggaggaggagaagagtgTCCTACTGGAGCAGATGGAGGAGGATGAGGCTGCCAAGGCCAACCTGAACCGCCAGatccagagcctgcagcagcag GTGGTGGAGACACGGcggaagctggaggaggatgcaggggtggcagaggggctggaggaggctcGCCGACGGGTGGCCAAGGAGCTGGAAGTGCTAGGACAGCGCTATGCTGAGAAGGTGGTGGCTGCTGAGAAGGCAGAGAAGGGGCGGGCACGGCTACAGCAGGAGTTGGATGACCTGAGcgtggagctgggccagcagcgCCAGACTGTAGGAGCCCTCGAGCGCCGTCAGAAGAAATTCGATCAG ATGCTGGCTGAAGAGAAGCTGGTATCAGCGCGGCATGCAGAGGAGCGGGACCGGGTTGAGGCTGAGGCGCGAGAGAAGGAGACGAAGGTGCTGTCACTGAGCCGGGCGCTAGAGGAGgcgctggagctgcaggctgaaCTGGAGCGCCAGAACAAGCAGTTGCGTGCTGAGATGGACGACCTGGTCAGCTCCAAGGATGACGTCGGCAAGAAT GTGCATGAGTTGGAGCGGTCGAAGCgggctctggagcagcaggtgcaggAGATGCGGGCACAGTTGGAGGAGCTGGAGGACGAGCTGCAGGCCACGGAGGATGGGAAGCTGCGGCTGGAGGTTAACATGCAGGCCATGAAGGCGCAACATGAGCGGGAGCTGCAGAACCGTGATGATGCCAACGATGACAAGAAGAAGCTGCTTTTCAAGCAG GTGCGGGACCTAGAGCAGGAGCTGGATGCAGAGCGGAAACAGAAGGCACTGGCTGTGGCTGCACGGAAGAAGCTGGAGCTCGACCTGCAGGACGTGATGGGTCAGATTGAAGCTGCAAACAAGGGGCGTGAGGAGGCCGTCAAACAGCTCCGGAAACTGCAG GCACAGATGAAGGAGCTGTGGCGGGAGGTGGAGGAGGCTCGCACCTCCCGTGAGGAGATCTTCATTCAGGCCCGTGAGAGCGAGAAGAAGATGAAAAACCTAGAAGCagaactgctgcagctgcaggag GAACTGGCAGCGTCGGAGCGAGCCAAGCGACAGGCCCAGCAGGAGCGTGATGACCTGGCTGACGAGCTGGCCAATGGGACCAGTGGCAA GTCGGCACTGCTGGATGAGAAGCGACATCTGGAGGCACGGAttgggcagctggaggaggagctggatgaGGAGCAGAGCAACATGGAGCTGCTGAATGATCGCTACCGCAAGCTCaccctgcag GTGGAGACCTTGACGACAGAGCTGGCCGCTGAGCACAGTTTCTCCCAGAAGGCAGAGAACTCACGGCAGCAGTTAGAGCGGCAGAACAAGGAACTGAAGGCTAAGTTAGGCGAGATGGACTCCTCAGTCAAATCCAAGTATAAGTTGGCCATAGCCACCCTGGAGGCCAAGGTGGCCCAGCTCGAAGAGCAGCTGGAGCAAGAGGCTCG GGAGCGGATGCTGTCGGGCAAGCTGGTGCGCCGGGCAGAGAAGCGGCTGAAGGAGGTGGTGCTGCAGGTGGAGGAAGAGCGGAGGAATGCAGATCAATTCAAGGACCAG ctggacaagggacacaTTCGCATGAAGCAGCTGAAGCGGCagctggaagaggcagaggaggaagcatCTCGGGCTAATGCCAGCCGCCGCCGCATGCAGCGTGAGCTTGAAGATGTCACTGAGTCAGCCGAGTCCATGAACCGTGAGGTTACCACGCTGCGCAACCGCCTCAG GCGAACCCCCCTGACATTCACTACCCGCACAGTGCGCCAGGTCTTCCGGCTGGAGGGGGTCTCAGACGAGGAGACGGAGGAGCAGGATGCAGAGACCACAGCTACCAACCACcatccttcccctgtccccccccagacccagccgCAGTCACCCCTGGCTGAGCAGCCCCCCAGCGAGTGA